In Yarrowia lipolytica chromosome 1F, complete sequence, a genomic segment contains:
- a CDS encoding uncharacterized protein (Compare to YALI0F05148g, weakly similar to uniprot|Q9P6D Neurospora crassa NCU01763.1 hypothetical protein) — MSDSIDRVFVRAINTIRTLSSRPGYSSRPRPPIESRIQLYGMYKQATEGDVMGVMARPVGDSEIDVAGQKKWDAWKQQQGLSKTEAKRRYVSFLISLMNTYASDTHEGRELLAELEYMWDQIKDVASDSEGAEEELYEDAVEYPSRSALGRAEVGTSPSHVSHGSGGGAHGSGVGGSSRAQQGSNLTHGSGNSRSHHTAIAPHPQSNLVQSQSQHQHQQHTPPIPSDRFKSDMAWALRTINEEMADMAKQYRPADPSEPRRNWRRRVLLLLRAIGVHVGIDMVLFAILAAILKARRGGKGPAVSRGVVSPVHTFPTRVLSLASLGDHISYHIIQMADGVYGYAVAWVSMS, encoded by the exons ATGAGTGACTCCATTG ACCGGGTATTTGTCCGTGCTATCAACACAATCCGGACACTCTCCTCACGGCCAGGATACTCCTCGCGACCCCGCCCCCCTATCGAGTCGCGCATCCAGCTCTATGGAATGTACAAGCAGGCCACCGAGGGCGACGTGATGGGTGTCATGGCCCGTCCGGTTGGAGATTCGGAGATTGATGTGGCTggccagaagaagtgggACGCCtggaaacagcagcaggggcTGTCCAAGACCGAAGCCAAGCGCAGATACGTGTCGTTCCTCATCTCCCTGATGAACACGTACGCCTCAGATACTCACGAGGGGCGCGAGCTGCTGGCGGAGCTGGAGTACATGTGGgatcagatcaaggacGTCGCGTCGGACTCTGAGGgcgccgaggaggagctttACGAGGACGCTGTCGAGTATCCCTCTCGATCGGCTCTGGGACGGGCCGAAGTTGGCACTTCTcccagtcacgtgagccaTGGCAGTGGAGGTGGCGCCCATGGTAGTGGGGTGGGCGGATCAAGCCGAGCACAGCAGGGGTCCAACCTGACGCATGGCTCAGGCAACTCGCGATCACACCATACTGCCATTGCGCCGCATCCACAGAGCAATCTggtccagagccagagccaacatcagcatcagcagcatACTCCTCCGATTCCGTCGGACAGGTTCAAGAGCGACATGGCCTGGGCTCTGCGAACCATCAACGAGGAGATGGCAGACATGGCGAAGCAGTACCGGCCAGCGGATCCGTCCGAACCGCGCCGAAACTGGAGGCGGCGAGTCCTGTTGCTCTTGCGGGCAATAGGTGTGCATGTGGGTATTGATATGGTGCTGTTTGCTATTCTTGCAGCTATTTTGAAGGCCCGACGAGGCGGTAAGGGGCCTGCGGTTTCACGGGGAGTGGTTTCTCCCGTGCACACTTTCCCTACCAGAGTGCTATCTCTTGCATCTCTTGGAGATCACATTTCGTATCATATCATTCAGATGGCCGACGGCGTGTATGGATATGCCGTTGCCTGGGTTAGCATGTCGTag